The following proteins are encoded in a genomic region of Tenacibaculum sp. 190524A05c:
- a CDS encoding RNA 2'-phosphotransferase, whose amino-acid sequence MNEKEIKRISKFLSLLLRHQPETIGLNLDENGWADVEELIHKSKKRRMHFSISDLEKVVAENDKQRFSFNEDKSKIRANQGHSIKNINLEFEAIEPPENLYHGTVEKFLESIKANGLQKMNRQHVHLSEDLITATKVGSRRGKPIILVINSGLMFREGYEFYKSKNGVWLTHQVPSKFIQF is encoded by the coding sequence ATTTCTAAGTCTGCTGTTACGACATCAACCAGAAACAATTGGTTTGAATTTAGATGAAAATGGATGGGCAGATGTTGAAGAATTAATTCATAAATCGAAAAAAAGACGAATGCATTTTTCGATATCAGATTTAGAAAAAGTAGTGGCAGAAAATGATAAACAACGCTTTAGTTTTAATGAAGATAAATCTAAAATTAGGGCGAATCAAGGTCATTCTATTAAGAATATAAATCTGGAGTTTGAAGCTATTGAGCCACCAGAAAATTTATATCATGGAACCGTTGAAAAGTTTTTAGAATCTATAAAAGCAAATGGCCTTCAAAAAATGAACAGACAACATGTACATTTAAGTGAAGACTTAATAACAGCCACAAAAGTTGGAAGCAGAAGAGGAAAACCAATAATCTTGGTGATCAACTCAGGTTTGATGTTTCGTGAAGGTTACGAATTTTATAAATCTAAAAATGGGGTTTGGTTAACACATCAAGTTCCTAGCAAATTTATACAGTTTT